A stretch of Actinomycetota bacterium DNA encodes these proteins:
- a CDS encoding Gfo/Idh/MocA family oxidoreductase, which translates to MTVRIGLIGCGAVARRIHLPGFRASGIADVVAFAGGSPASATAAATEWGGGAVCENWREVLARADVDAVDICTPNSLHAEIAIAAAEAGKHVLVEKPIARTLAEADAMIAAARAAGVVMMTAHNVRFAPPFVAMRRAISQGRLGALRGFRAAFGHAGPEAWAPGAKWFLDPEAAGGGVLLDLGIHVADVLRAVLGEEIVEVAAMVTPGDVERAAQVALRTSSGALGSMHVSWDALPGPDHQLTVFGTAGTAHVDAFTPPWLRPAVGGDAEPLPLPEQTLDPYGEFARAVETGSPPPVSGEDGRAALAIIDAAYRAAATGTTQTVRGPA; encoded by the coding sequence GTGACCGTTCGAATCGGTCTCATAGGCTGCGGCGCTGTTGCGCGCCGCATTCACCTCCCTGGGTTCCGCGCATCGGGAATTGCCGACGTCGTCGCTTTCGCAGGCGGCTCGCCGGCGTCGGCGACGGCCGCCGCGACCGAGTGGGGCGGCGGCGCAGTGTGCGAGAACTGGCGAGAGGTTCTGGCGCGCGCCGACGTGGACGCCGTGGACATCTGCACGCCGAACTCTTTGCACGCAGAGATTGCGATCGCTGCGGCCGAGGCCGGCAAGCACGTGCTCGTTGAGAAGCCGATCGCGCGCACGCTGGCGGAGGCCGACGCGATGATTGCCGCGGCGCGCGCCGCCGGCGTCGTGATGATGACGGCCCACAACGTTCGTTTTGCGCCGCCGTTCGTTGCGATGCGCCGTGCGATCTCGCAGGGCCGTCTCGGTGCGCTCCGAGGATTCCGCGCGGCTTTCGGCCACGCTGGGCCGGAAGCGTGGGCGCCCGGTGCGAAGTGGTTCCTCGATCCCGAGGCCGCAGGAGGCGGCGTGCTGCTCGATCTTGGGATTCATGTGGCGGACGTGTTGCGTGCCGTGCTCGGCGAGGAGATCGTTGAGGTTGCCGCCATGGTCACGCCGGGAGACGTGGAGCGCGCGGCCCAAGTTGCGCTGCGAACCTCGTCGGGGGCGCTGGGGAGCATGCACGTCAGTTGGGATGCCCTTCCCGGCCCCGACCACCAACTCACCGTCTTCGGGACCGCGGGCACTGCACACGTGGACGCGTTTACGCCGCCGTGGTTGAGACCGGCCGTCGGCGGCGATGCCGAGCCGCTGCCGCTGCCCGAGCAGACGCTCGATCCGTATGGGGAGTTTGCGCGCGCCGTTGAGACCGGGAGCCCGCCGCCGGTCTCGGGCGAGGACGGCCGTGCGGCGCTCGCGATCATCGACGCGGCATACCGAGCTGCCGCGACCGGAACGACGCAGACGGTGCGCGGACCCGCGTAA
- a CDS encoding thioesterase family protein — MDAFYIDEGDRVVPTELTRGPWDARAQHGGPPSAILARALERCGENTHFPFVRITLEILRPVPIAAVKIEARVARGSRSVELLEGSLRDDDGEIMRATAWRMRAADLDPSIEEREDPPPGPEDGEVPPFFETSRDVGYHTAMEFRFLTGSFRESGPAMAWARMRVPLVAGEEPSPLQRVLVAADSGNGISSVLDYHKWLFINTDLTVHLFRMPQGEWINLDSVTTVSARGVGLAETVLRDSDGRIGRGMQSLLVAPRSLTR; from the coding sequence TTGGACGCCTTCTACATCGACGAAGGGGATCGCGTCGTTCCCACGGAACTGACGCGCGGTCCCTGGGACGCGCGCGCGCAACACGGCGGTCCCCCATCGGCGATTCTGGCGCGCGCGCTGGAGCGGTGTGGCGAGAACACGCACTTCCCCTTTGTGCGCATCACCTTGGAGATCCTGCGGCCTGTGCCCATTGCTGCGGTGAAGATCGAAGCTCGCGTGGCGCGCGGGAGTCGCAGCGTCGAGTTGCTCGAGGGGTCGCTGCGCGACGACGACGGCGAGATCATGCGCGCGACTGCCTGGCGCATGCGCGCGGCCGATCTGGATCCCTCGATCGAGGAGCGCGAGGACCCACCCCCCGGCCCCGAAGACGGCGAGGTTCCTCCTTTCTTCGAGACTTCCCGAGATGTTGGTTACCACACCGCGATGGAGTTCCGGTTCCTCACAGGATCCTTTCGCGAGTCCGGGCCGGCAATGGCGTGGGCACGCATGCGAGTTCCGCTTGTCGCCGGTGAAGAACCGTCTCCGTTGCAGCGAGTGCTGGTCGCGGCAGACTCCGGCAACGGGATTTCGTCGGTGCTCGACTATCACAAGTGGCTGTTCATCAACACCGATCTCACCGTGCACCTGTTCCGGATGCCGCAAGGTGAGTGGATCAACCTGGACTCGGTGACGACGGTGAGCGCGCGCGGCGTCGGTCTGGCCGAGACCGTGCTGCGTGACAGCGACGGCCGAATCGGACGGGGGATGCAAAGCCTTCTGGTGGCACCTCGGTCGTTGACGCGCTAA
- a CDS encoding nuclear transport factor 2 family protein — MSNAAASAFRSAVEAGDLDSMLAVLSDDVVLHSPVSFKPFRGKDAVRGLFSILMETFEDFHYTDHVEGDGVAILVFRARVGDREVEGIDLLRAGTDGRVDDFTVMVRPLSGINALWQAVGARLSKGS, encoded by the coding sequence GTGTCGAACGCTGCAGCGAGCGCCTTTCGAAGCGCAGTTGAAGCAGGAGACCTGGACTCGATGCTCGCAGTCCTGTCGGACGACGTTGTGCTTCACAGTCCGGTCAGCTTCAAGCCTTTTCGCGGGAAGGACGCTGTTCGAGGTCTGTTCTCGATCTTGATGGAGACCTTCGAGGATTTCCATTACACCGATCACGTCGAAGGCGATGGAGTTGCGATTCTTGTCTTTCGCGCGCGCGTGGGAGACCGCGAAGTTGAAGGAATCGACTTGCTGCGCGCCGGCACGGACGGGCGCGTCGACGATTTCACGGTGATGGTGCGGCCGCTTTCCGGAATCAACGCGTTGTGGCAAGCGGTCGGCGCGCGCCTCTCGAAAGGCTCGTAG
- a CDS encoding PQQ-binding-like beta-propeller repeat protein: MRGRVVSEGGGVPGVVVSDGLHVTRTGPDGGFSLPGYGPFVVCARPTGFAVDPWFARAGDEPLEFRMVPQVQELPFSFIQVTDLHVALGDRSFGPGAGDATFWFADGRWNERVVTTPDVLAGLFEEIGERHPDGAFIVATGDLTNSGAREQYEAYVAEAARSRVPVVSLAGNHDHMPSAQDPGAAEAESPNFTAVTERYERYVGPRWFSFDYAGVHFVAIDWFTHRLGIDADVQEAWLDADLAMVEPETPVVLLAHDQMPSDFFGRMRVAPIASFSGHWHTTRVVSDGGTVHYNTGPATFGGLDFCPRHYRVAEWDGTELRVQTTARGPAFLRGATFRSAPLPLTDGPAWARALDGAAHLAAPVVVGDMVIATSRQEDRAAGAVEAFDAITGEPRWRARLSSAVKSSPLVCGDAVVATSVAGEIVCLAAVDGSERWRVRLADAMLLWAYLRPATDGKRVFVGDVGRFACLDLRDGSIIWARDDLGKRENMTSFAHPVVVGGTLIVGFAAQVPDMYGLDPETGATLWPHGVRARSVYEGSMAEIVAHLPRSLVGGITPDPDGADAYVVRLGSVVERVRCVDGSSVWAAPILGWFNPAPPVVCGDAVFVVAGTGEVSCLDRSDGALRWNVSVSQSAPVAMGPYRDTGAVALAPVTVVAGRAWVPLGDGRLVGLRVDDGVIDEVRDFAVPLTSALACAGGVAYVVGVDGVLRAFRL, translated from the coding sequence GTGAGGGGACGTGTTGTAAGCGAAGGCGGTGGCGTGCCGGGGGTCGTCGTGTCCGATGGTTTGCATGTGACTCGGACGGGACCCGACGGCGGGTTCTCGCTTCCGGGATACGGTCCGTTCGTCGTGTGCGCGCGCCCGACCGGCTTCGCCGTAGATCCGTGGTTTGCGCGCGCCGGAGATGAACCGCTGGAATTCCGCATGGTTCCACAAGTCCAGGAACTGCCCTTCTCGTTCATACAGGTGACGGATTTGCACGTCGCCCTCGGAGATCGCTCGTTCGGCCCCGGCGCGGGCGACGCGACATTTTGGTTCGCGGACGGCCGGTGGAATGAGCGTGTGGTCACGACGCCGGATGTGTTGGCCGGTCTCTTCGAAGAGATCGGTGAACGACATCCGGACGGGGCGTTCATCGTGGCCACAGGGGACCTCACCAACTCGGGCGCGCGGGAGCAGTACGAAGCGTATGTTGCCGAAGCAGCGCGCTCGCGCGTTCCCGTCGTGTCGCTTGCGGGCAATCACGATCACATGCCGAGCGCTCAAGACCCCGGCGCCGCCGAGGCGGAGTCGCCGAACTTTACGGCAGTGACCGAGCGTTACGAGCGCTACGTCGGCCCACGCTGGTTCTCCTTCGACTACGCGGGAGTGCACTTCGTGGCGATCGACTGGTTTACTCACCGGTTGGGCATCGACGCCGACGTACAGGAGGCGTGGCTCGACGCGGACTTGGCGATGGTCGAGCCGGAGACGCCGGTGGTCCTCTTGGCGCACGATCAGATGCCGTCGGACTTCTTCGGCCGAATGCGAGTGGCTCCGATCGCGTCGTTCTCCGGGCATTGGCATACGACTCGCGTGGTGTCCGACGGCGGCACGGTCCACTACAACACGGGACCGGCAACCTTCGGCGGTCTGGACTTCTGCCCGCGGCACTACCGAGTGGCCGAGTGGGACGGTACCGAGTTGCGGGTGCAGACGACGGCGCGAGGTCCGGCGTTCTTGCGCGGGGCGACGTTCCGCAGCGCGCCCCTTCCCTTGACCGACGGGCCGGCGTGGGCGCGCGCGCTCGACGGCGCCGCGCACCTTGCGGCACCGGTCGTCGTGGGAGACATGGTTATCGCGACTTCGCGGCAGGAGGATCGCGCAGCGGGGGCGGTCGAGGCCTTCGATGCGATCACGGGCGAACCACGTTGGCGCGCGCGGCTTTCGAGTGCGGTCAAGAGTTCGCCCTTGGTGTGCGGGGACGCGGTTGTCGCTACATCCGTGGCGGGTGAGATCGTGTGTCTGGCCGCCGTCGACGGATCCGAGCGCTGGCGGGTCCGGCTCGCGGACGCGATGCTGCTGTGGGCGTATTTGCGGCCCGCGACCGACGGGAAGCGGGTGTTCGTGGGCGACGTGGGACGCTTCGCATGTCTGGATCTACGGGACGGATCGATCATCTGGGCGCGCGATGATCTGGGCAAGCGTGAGAACATGACTTCGTTCGCGCACCCGGTTGTTGTGGGAGGCACGTTGATTGTGGGGTTCGCCGCACAGGTTCCGGATATGTACGGGCTGGATCCCGAGACCGGAGCGACGCTGTGGCCGCACGGGGTGCGCGCGCGCAGCGTTTACGAGGGTTCGATGGCGGAGATCGTCGCGCATTTGCCTCGGTCGCTCGTCGGGGGGATCACACCCGATCCCGACGGTGCGGACGCCTACGTCGTGCGACTGGGTTCGGTGGTGGAACGCGTTCGGTGCGTGGACGGGTCGTCGGTCTGGGCGGCCCCGATCCTTGGTTGGTTCAACCCGGCGCCGCCGGTGGTGTGCGGGGACGCGGTGTTCGTCGTCGCCGGAACGGGGGAGGTGTCGTGCCTGGACCGTAGTGACGGCGCTCTTCGCTGGAACGTATCTGTGTCCCAGAGCGCGCCGGTCGCGATGGGTCCTTACCGCGACACCGGCGCCGTGGCGCTCGCACCGGTGACGGTGGTCGCGGGAAGGGCCTGGGTTCCCCTGGGCGACGGGCGTCTGGTTGGGTTGCGCGTAGACGACGGAGTCATCGACGAGGTTCGCGATTTCGCAGTTCCGCTCACGTCTGCGCTGGCCTGTGCCGGAGGCGTTGCTTACGTGGTTGGGGTGGACGGGGTCCTTCGCGCGTTCCGGCTGTGA
- a CDS encoding aminotransferase class V-fold PLP-dependent enzyme, producing the protein MTERLAIDGGTPVRIAPLPLGKGVALLGDEERAAVLEVIESRSLFRYYGPQFLGKVLEFEDAVRDELGTPHAVATSSGTAALRVALAALGIGCGDEVIVPAFTFIATINAVVVAGAVPVFAEIDETLGLDPADVASKVTSRTAAIIPVHLENVACDMDPLLAIARSRGIRVLEDAAQSMGATYHGRALGTLGDIGAFSLQLEKNVTSGEGGVVVTGDDDLHLRAARYQDQGGQFVTGHGGSRGGEMEQPFVGENLRMAEIAGAIAGVQMRKLPGLLAAMRANKVRILDAIGDVRGLTRRRVVDPAGDGSSSITWFAPGPAVARRFVAALNAEGIPSAQIYDGKPVYATPSILQRRTASGKGGPWNCAEHPTDVVYEMGMCPRTEDLVGRSVSIGVGATFTEADCGDAAAAVRKVAAALLPA; encoded by the coding sequence ATGACAGAACGCCTGGCAATCGACGGGGGGACTCCGGTGCGCATCGCGCCGTTGCCGCTCGGCAAAGGGGTAGCTCTTCTTGGGGACGAGGAGCGCGCCGCGGTCTTGGAAGTGATCGAGAGCCGCTCGTTGTTCCGCTACTACGGTCCGCAGTTCTTGGGGAAGGTACTCGAGTTCGAGGATGCCGTTCGCGACGAGCTGGGTACTCCGCATGCGGTTGCGACGTCCAGCGGCACTGCGGCACTGCGGGTGGCCCTTGCTGCGCTCGGCATCGGTTGCGGTGACGAGGTGATCGTTCCTGCGTTCACGTTCATCGCCACGATCAACGCCGTTGTCGTTGCCGGTGCCGTTCCGGTGTTCGCGGAGATCGACGAAACGCTCGGGCTGGACCCGGCCGACGTGGCGTCGAAGGTGACCTCGCGAACGGCGGCGATCATTCCTGTTCACCTGGAAAACGTTGCGTGCGACATGGATCCGTTGCTCGCGATTGCGCGGAGTCGCGGGATCCGGGTTCTGGAGGACGCGGCTCAGTCGATGGGGGCGACGTACCACGGGCGCGCGCTCGGGACGCTGGGAGACATCGGTGCGTTCTCGCTGCAACTCGAGAAGAACGTGACTTCCGGCGAGGGCGGTGTCGTCGTGACTGGTGATGACGATCTCCACTTGCGTGCAGCCCGGTATCAGGATCAAGGCGGGCAGTTTGTCACCGGTCACGGCGGCAGTCGCGGCGGGGAGATGGAGCAGCCGTTCGTCGGGGAGAACCTGCGCATGGCCGAGATCGCGGGCGCGATTGCCGGCGTGCAGATGCGCAAGCTTCCGGGATTGCTCGCGGCTATGCGCGCGAACAAGGTGCGCATCCTCGACGCGATTGGAGACGTTCGAGGCCTGACGCGCCGCCGCGTCGTAGATCCCGCGGGCGACGGATCCTCCAGCATTACGTGGTTTGCGCCAGGACCCGCGGTCGCCCGCCGCTTCGTCGCGGCGCTGAACGCCGAGGGGATTCCATCGGCTCAGATCTACGACGGCAAACCCGTATACGCGACCCCTTCGATCCTGCAGCGACGCACGGCGTCGGGCAAGGGCGGACCGTGGAACTGCGCCGAGCACCCGACAGACGTGGTGTATGAGATGGGGATGTGCCCACGCACGGAGGACCTTGTCGGGCGCTCGGTGTCGATCGGTGTCGGGGCGACTTTCACCGAAGCCGATTGCGGCGACGCGGCTGCCGCCGTCCGCAAGGTCGCTGCGGCCCTGCTTCCGGCGTGA